The Cyclobacteriaceae bacterium DNA segment AGTAGGCACAAAGCAATAGGCAGTAGGCAGTAGGCTGATTTAACTGCTAACTGCCAACTGCCCACTTCCCATCTTTTAATGCTTTTCTTCTTCATGCACCTGAACCTTTACACGCTTAATCCGTCTTTTATCCACTGCCTCAATGGTAAACGTAAATTGTTGATAGTTTATTTGATCACCGGCTTTCGGGAAACCTTTGTTGATTTCCAGAATAATACCTCCAAGCGATTCACTCTCCCCCTTCACCTCATCAAACGTATTGGTTTCAATATCCAATGCCTTGCAAAAATCATGAAGGGAGATTTTTCCCTCGAAGGTAAATGTATTCGTATCAATTTTCTGATACGCTAAACGAGCTTCGTCAAACTCATCATTGATCTCGCCAATAATTTCTTCAATCACATCTTCTAATGTAATGATGCCGGAGGTTCCGCCATATTCATCTACCACTACGGCAATGTGCACGCGCTTTTCTTGAAAATCCTTCAGCAACGAATCAACTTTTTTGGTTTCTGGAATGAAGAAAGGGGTGCGCAAAAGTTTTTGCCACCCAAACGACTCACCCTGATCAATGTAGGGAAGCAAATCTTTAATATAGAGCAAGCCCTCAATCTTGTCGAGCGATTCGCGGTAAACAGGCAAGCGCGAAAACCCAGACTTATTGATGAAATCCATCAACTCGTGAAACGTAAGCTCAACATCAACAGCCGATATGTCCACACGCGAGCGCATCACCTGCTTCACGCTGAGCGTACCAAAGTTTACAATGCCACGTAAAATTTCTTTTTCTTCATCGGTTGTTTCATCGGTGCTGGTGGCCAACTCCAACGCCTGATTTAATTCTTCAACGGTAGTTTGATATCCTTTTTTCTCAATGCGCTTTTCAACCAGGCTCGTCATTTTCATTAACGGAAAGGATACTGGCCTGCAAAGTGTTTGAAGAATAACCCAAACACGACTCATGCGCTGTGCAAACGAAAGGTTATTTTTTGTTGCATAAACTTTCGGAACAATTTCTCCGAAAAAAGTAAGAAAGAAGGTGATGACGAATGTAACCACACCTACAATCAATTCTTCCGGTCGCCTGGTGCCGGAAAGTTCCCACATCAAAAAAGTGGAGATGGTCACCACGCCTACATTCACCGTGTTGTTCATGATGAGGATGGTGGCGAGTAATAACCTGGGTTTGCTTAATAATTCAATAATGGTCTTATCACTTTTTTCGCGACTGTTGCGGCAGCGTTCAAGGTCTTCAGGTTTAAGTGAAAAGAATGCCACTTCCGATCCGGAAATTAAACCGGAAAAAATCAACAACACCACGATCACAGCAAAGCTGATCAGGTGCATCGGGCCGATGCCGGAGAAAAGTTGAAGTAACGCGTAACTGGGAGGCTCGTCCAAGCAGGTATAGCTTTAGTGAAACATCAGAAGGGCAGATCATCAGAGCCACCTGTTTCAGCAGGCAGATTTTCAGGGCCACTTCCCTTATTGGCGGATGCATATCCGGAGTCATTGCCCGAACCACCACCCGATGCTTTCGGAGAAAGCATGGTCATGTTATCGGCAACTATTTCGGTGGTGTAACGGGTAACGCCTTCTTTCTCCCATGAACGGGTGCGGAGTTTTCCTTCAATGTACACCATATCGCCTTTGTGTAAATATTTTTGAGCGATTTCAGCCAGGCCACGCCACAACACAATGTTGTGCCACTCGGTAACTTCCTTTTTTTCATTGGTGGTTCTGTCGCGATAGGTTTCAGAAGTGGCCATGGTGAAGTTAGCTACAGCAACACCACTCTCCAGGTTTCTGATTTCAGGATCGCGACCTAAGCGGCCAATAAGAATTACTTTGTTTACGCCCGACATTTTTTATTCACTTTTATTAAAGTCCTGTAATGAAAGAAGTCATTGCAAAAGCGGTGTTATAATGCCAGTGCAATGACCCTTAACCTTCACAAAAGTACCAAGATTGGCGCAACTATAAAAGGCTGAAATCCTGCAGAAAACGGCTTATGAGCACCGGTTTGGGTAATTCGGCCACCTTATTAATAGAGTAAAACCGCGTGTTTTCGGGCAGGGAATTGGGTTTGTTTTTAAGCGTAATCAGCGTAAAGCGGGCAAAAATAGTTTGGTGGCTGAGGATGTGTTTATATGTTTTAGACAACTCGGTGGAGGCAATTTTTGATTTCAAGCTTTTCAAAAATGCATTCTCATCAAGTGCTTTTTCAGGTTTGGATGCTTTGGTGTTTTCGATCAGGTAAAAATCGTAAAGCCCCGTCCAGATGTCTTTGCCGTTGCGGGAGTTCATCAGCAAAGATTGCTTTGATTTGACTACATAATAATTGAAGTACCGCTTTCTGCTTTTCTTCATGGCCAGTTTAACCGGAAGCAGCTGTTGCGATTCGTGTTTGTACGCCATGCAAGCGGACTGAAACACACAGGTATCGCACGTTGGATTTTTTGGTGTGCAGTGCAACGCACCAAACTCCATAATGGCTTGATTAAAAGTGGCCGGATCATTTTTATCAATTAAGGAGTTTGCCAGTTCAGAAAAATATTTTTTTCCAGCTGGTGTGTTGATAGGTGTATCCACACCAAATATCCGTGACAAAACACGAAACACGTTGCCATCCACAACGGCAACGGCTTCACCAAACGAAAAGGATGCAATGGCTGCTGCGGTGTAATCGCCAATGCCCGGCAATTGTTTCAATGCAACAAATGAAGACGGAAATTTTCCGTTGAATTTTTTCGATAGTTCTTTGGCTGCTTTATGCAGGTTGCGTGCGCGGCTGTAGTAGCCAAGCCCTTGCCAAAGCCGAAGCACTTTTTGCACCGGGGCTGATGCCAAATCGTGTACGGTGGGGAATTCCCTGACAAAACTCTTATAATAAGGGAGCCCCTGGCTTACGCGTGTTTGTTGCAAAATGATCTCGGAGAGCCAGACCTTATATGGGTCTTTTGTATTGCGCCAAGGCAGGATTCGCTTGTTTTCTTCATACCACTCAACGACTTTTTTAGAGAAATACCGATGATCCATCCCCCTGATTATCAATTTTTTCAATATTAATTTTTAATTCTGAGGCCACAAATTAACTTTGGCGTCCCGTTAAAATTTTAAAACAAATACAACCGTGACCAAAGCAGATATCATTAACGAAATAGCCGATAAAACTGGTGTTGATAAAGCAGATGTTACCGCATCAGTAGAGGCTTTTTTCAGTGTGGTAAAAACGAACATGGCAAGCGGCCACAACATATACATTCGTGGTTTTGGCAGTTTCATTAATAAGAAAAGAAAGAAAAAAATTGCGCGAAACATTTCACGCAACACCGCACTGGTAATCGATGAGCACTTTGTTCCCAGCTTTAAGCCAGCCAAAATTTTTGTTAGCAAAATCAAAAACAGTGAGAAGGTGAAACAATTGGCTGATAAAGCCTGATTGTATTGACATCAACACGCCAATCCGGGCGTAATCCTTATGCTTAAAAGCCGAATTATTTTACTTGTTGTCAGCATTGTGCTGGTTGTTGTTTTATTCATGCTACCCAAGGTAGTGGTGAAGAATGACGAGCAACTTGCCACCGCAGATTCAACGGCTATGCCACAAGTTGACCCTCATGGCGCTGCACCGGTTACCCTGCAGCAGGCCATTGCCCGCATGCGCTCAGGGCATGGCGCTTCATCTGGTGAAAAAAGTGCTATCTTTGCCGACTCTTTAGCAGACCTGTATTGGGAAGCGGGCAAGTTTGACAGTGCTGCCTGGTTTGCCAACGAGGCTGCAACGTTCTTTAACACGATGGAAAGCTGGATTAAGGCGGGTGATAGCTATTATCAGGCGTACACCTTTACCCTTGATCAGCTAAGACAAGAAGAACTGGCCGAAAAGGCCCGGCAATACTTTTCGATGATTTTGAAGAGCAATCCGGGAAACCTTGAGGTAAAGTCTAAAATGGCCATGACCTACTTGTCGACTGCCAACCCGATGCAAGGCATATCCATGCTGCGCGAGGTATTGGCGGAAGACCCTAAAAATGAGTCGGCCTTGTTCAACCTGGGCATGTTGTCCATTCAATCCGGGCAGTATGATCGGGCCATTGAGCGCCTGAAAGAACTCACGGAAGTGAACCCGAAACATGTACAAGGCCAGCTGCTGTTGGGTGTTGCGTACAAGAGCAAAGGAAACAAGAAGGCGGCACGTGAGCAGTTTGAAAAAGTAAAACAATTGGATGCCGATCCGGCTGTTCAGGCAACAGCGGATTCGTATCTGCAGGACTTAAAATAAATTAATAACCACACCCCCTCCGGCCTTGCGGCCACCTCCCCCTTGCCGGGGTAGGAATAGATGGGGTAAGAAAATTAAAACTTTATGCCAAGCGGAAAGAAAAGAAAGAAGCACAAAATGGCAACTCACAAGCGCAAGAAGCGCTTGAGAAAGAACAGACATAAGAAGAAGTAATCTGTAACCCCTGATAAATCAGGGGACAGGTGCTTTCTGTTCGGGAGCCGTACACATCCGGATTTTTTAACATTTTAAATTCTATCGTTTTGAGTAACGAACTAATTATCAGTAACGCTCAAGACGGATGTCGTATCGCCCTGCTGAGAGACAAGACGCTTGTCGAATTTCACCAGGAACAGGAAGGAAGCAAATTCACCGTTGGTGATATTTATCTGGGCACTGTAAAAAAAGTTGTACAGGGCCTGAATGCCGCATTTATTGATGTGGGTTATGATAAAGATGCTTTCTTACACTACCTCGACCTGGGGCCACAGTTCAGTTCACTGCAAAAGTTTACGAAACTGCTCAGGGCCAAAAAGATTTTCGGTAAGCTGGAAAAATTTACCCTTGAACCGGACATCGACAAGCATGGCAAAATTGGCCAGCAGTTGGTAAAGGGCCAGCTGATTCCGGTACAAATCGTAAAGGAACCCATCTCTACAAAAGGGCCGCGATTATCCTGCGAGCTATCATTGGCCGGGCGCTACCTGGTGCTGGTACCTTTTTCAAAAACGGTTAACGTTTCGAAGAAGATAACCAGCAGCGAAGAACGCAGACGCCTGTTGCGTTTAATTCAATCCATTAAGCCAGAAAACTTTGGTGTAATAGTTCGCACCGTGGCCGAAGGTGCCGAAGTGGCCGAACTCGACCGCGACTTGCGCAACCTGGTGAAGACCTGGGAGGACGGCATTGCCCGACTTCCGGACGCACAACCGAATGATAAAATCATTGGTGAGCTGAACAAAACATCATCCTTGTTGCGCGATCTGCTGAACGAATCATTCGACAACATTCATGTTGACGATAAGAAGATGTACGAAGAAGCGAAAGCGTACATCCGTTCCATTTCACCGGAGCAGGAGAAGATTGTAAAATTCTATAACGGTCGCGCGAAAATTTTTGAGCACTACGGAATTGAAAAACAGATCAAATCTGCTTTCGGGCAAACCGTAAGCTTACGTGGTGGAGGGTACCTCATTATTGAGCACACGGAAGCACTGCACGTCATAGATGTGAACAGCGGCAACAAATCCAACCGCGAAGAAAATCAGGAGACTACTGCTATCTCAGTAAATATTGAGGCGGCTAAAGAAATTGCACGTCAGTTGCGTTTGCGCGATATGGGCGGCATCATTGTGGTTGACTTCATTGATATGAAGAACCCCGATAACCGGAAGACGATTTACAAGGTGATGAAGGATGAGATGGCTAGCGATAAGGCCAAATCAACCGTGTTGCCGCTTTCGAAATTCGGGTTAATGCAGATTACACGCGAGCGCGTTCGTCCGCAGGTTAACATCGCCACACTCGAAGCGTGTCCCGCATGTAATGGTACCGGAAAAATCACCGCATCAATTTTGGTTTCGGATTTGATTGAGAAGACACTAGAACACCTGTTAGTAAAGCAGAACGAGAAGAACCTGGTATTGGCCTTACACCCGTACCTGCACGCCTATTTCACGAAGGGGATTATTTCTCACCGCGTAAAATGGTTTTTCAAATTCAAGCGTTGGGTAAACATGGAGGCAGATACCTCCATGGGATTAACCGAATTTCGCTTTGTGAATAAAGAAGGTGAAGAGATTCAATTAAATGCATAGCGGATTTCCGCTATGCATTTTTTTCTTTCCGTTAATACTTGAGAAGTTTTCCGTACTCCATCCGGCTTGTACTGCGGTAGCGATAGAAGTACATGCGCTCGCGCAATTGATCAGCGGCCAAAGTCACCTCATATGATTCGCCTCGTTGAACGTATCCCTCATACAACCGCGATACAGCATTTCCGGATTGATCAACCAATTCCAACACAACATATTCATTTGCATCGGCCGTCCAGTTCATATTGAGTTTATCAGCAAATGGATTTGGATAAGCCTGCAAGCTGAATGTTGCCGTTGCTCCTTCAACCGTCAGGTTATCGTAAGCCACGCATAAACCTGCCTTGTATGCTGCCACGGGTTCCCAGTTGTCACAGCCATCGCAGATGGTAAAGGTTACTGTGAATGACTCTGGTTTTTTACCAAAACCATCAATATCATCAACTTTTAATCCGTACACTCCGGTAGTAGGATCTTTGCCAAACTCCATCTTCCAACCTTCGGAGTTCGAGTAATTCTTCACCTTTCCGCAAGGGATAGCAATTGTCCAGTGCGACAAGTCGTAGCGGCAGTTACCGGTTGTGGTAATCGTAGCGGTATACGTCTTGCATGAATTAGTTTCCGAAACTACCACAAGTTGAGTCGAGAAACATTCCTCGCAGCTTTCCGGATTGTCGGAGTCTCCGTCATCATCGTCTTCGCCATCTCCATCATCGTCTCCATCGCCATCGTCTTCACCGTCATCTCCATCATCATTACCATCGTCATCTCCGTCATCATCGCCTGGATCATCCGGATTGTCACTCACTTCACAAGTGGTAACTGTATAGGAACAACTCAACGTACATCCGTCTTTCTCTATAGTTAGTGTAAACGTAGCGGTGCTATTTTCACCACCACTTGTATAGGTAATGGTATTTGAATTTCCTCCTGATGTAATTACCCATGATCCATCGCTGCTCGAAACGGTCCATTGATAGGAGGTGGCGCCTTCAACTGAAGTTGTTAATGTGTTACCATCTGTTGAGCAAAGCACATTATCTGTTGGTTCGGTTATCAGGCAAGCCCAATCCGGTGAAGCCGGTTCAACAGTTACATCAAGTTGTTTGGTGCAACCGTTTTTGTCTGTTATGGTAACCGTATATGTTCCCGGGCTTATACCTGTAATGTCTTGTGTTGTTTCACCATTCGACCAGTTATAGGAATACGGTTGCGTGCCACCGGTTACCGACAAGTCGATGGTAGCGGTACCGTCAGCTCCACAGGTAATGTTTTGCACGCTTGCCGTAGCATTAATGGGCGGAGGTGAAGTGAGTGTGTAGGTAACGGTTCGTGAACAGCCAGTAGCGTCAGTGATGGTGAGTGTATAGGAGCCCGGTCCAAGATCAGACAATTCATTTCCGGTTTCACCAGTTGACCATGAATAGGTGTAAGGGGCAACACCATCAACGGGGGTAACGATAATAGAACCCGTGCTTTCGCCCGCGCATAGCGGAGGTTGTATTTGTGCATTCAACTGAATGGTTTTACGCGATACCGTAATGGTTGTGGTAATCGCACAACCCTTGCTATCGGTAATGGTTACTTTGTACTGACCAGCTGTAAGGTTGCTGAGGTCTTCAGTGGTTGCACCGTTATCCCATACGAATGTGTATGGTGCGGTTCCGCCACCAACATTCAGGTTAATCGCGCCAGAACCATCATCAAGGCAACTGGTTTGCGTAACCGTGAAGCTTAACGTTAATGTGTTGTTCTCGCGCAGGAAAAGAGAAGTGGTGGCCGTACATCCATTTGCGTCTGTTACGGTTACGCTATATGAACCCGTTGCCAGGTTTTGTATGTCTTCTGTTGTTGCTCCATTACTCCATTGGAACGTGTACGGTTCAGCACCACCTGTTACTGTAAGATTAATGGCGCCATCAGCCTTTGTACAAGATGGCAACGTAAGCGAAGTAGTAAGCGTTAGCTTTACACTGTTTTGCAGATTGAACGATTTCGTTGTCTGGCATCCGTTGGCATCGGTTACAACTACTGTGTAAAATCCGGCAGCTATATTTGAAACCAATGAGGTAGTTGCTCCGGTATTCCACTGATATGAATAAGGTTCGTTACCACCCGAAACGGTAAGCGCGATTGCTCCGGTAAAGGAACCACTACACGCAGGTTGAGTGATGCTCTCTTCAACAATAATAGCGTCAGGCTGAGTTAATGTTTCAGAAAGAGTAACAGAACTACCGTTCGCATCCGTTACTTCAACTGAATATTCACCAGCAGGGAGATTTTGTACGGATGCAGGAGTCTGTCCGCCCGACCACAAGTAAGCAAACGGCTCCTGGCCTCCTTCAATCACAACTTCTAGTGTACCATCGTTGCTGTTAAAACAAGTGGGGTTGATTTTAATCAACGATGCTTTTAACTGTGGCTCTTCATCAGCGCACGAATTGGTTACGGTTTGATAGTCGATGCACGTACCGGCTTTGTAGGCAACTTTGGGCTGCCAACAGTCTAGTTGGGATAAGCAGGCCTCGCTGGCGCAGTGGGTAAACGTAACCGTAAAACTTTTTTTGTTGCCTTTACCAAAGCCAGGGATATCATCAATTTTAAATCCGGTTAACCCGGTTTTAGGGTCTTTGCCAAAAACCTGTTTCCAGTTTTCTGAATTGCTGAGGTTTTTAATTTCTCCACACGGAACTTCTACCGTATAGTGCGACAGATCATATCGGCAGCTTCCGTCATGCGAAATTTCAAATTCGTATTCCGTGCAGCCATTGGTATTTTTTTCTGCCCGCACCACTTTGGTGGTGAAGCAGTTGCCGTCACAGTTTCCGCCATCATCCGCCATTGCGGTAATGGAGAAGGTTAAAATCAGCACAGAAACCAACGCGGAGACAAATCCTGAAACTTTCATGGTTTTACAATTAGTAAGGCTAAATACGCCTTCTAAAGGAAAGACACGGATCAGAAGTATCAATTGGCTAAACGCTACGGTGAGTTCCCGATTATACCGACAAACCGCAGTACCGGCTGGTTACAGCCCTAAAGTCAGAAAAGATTATTTTACGTTTTCGAGCAATTTCTTACGTGCAGATTTTACAAACGCACCGTGTGTGAACATCAGGGGCGTATAGAGAAAATACACGAAACCTGAAGTCATTTGGCCAAGACGGGTTTCCCCAAAAACCAAGGCAAATATGGCCGACAGAATGGGCACACTGGCCATTAACAAGTTTGTACGAATGCTGGTGCGGGTATCAAATCGTTCGATTTCATTTAACTCAAGCTCATCTGATCTGTTCAGCGCGTACCGATACATCAATGCAAGCACAAGAAAAATGAAGGCGGCACCAAATCCATAAATAACCATGAGTTGTGTTACGGTTCCGCCCTCCATCATGAGGTTGAACTCATCCCAAATCTCCGTATTGTTTCCGTGACGAAAAATGTATATGAAATTCATGAAGAGGATGACCAGCAACTTTGCCAGAAATTTCAGGGGGTACACATAGAATAATACGATGAAGAGCAGCAGTACATTTAAGAACACGATGTACGAATTTCGAAAACCATAGCGTATGAAAAAGATAAAATGCTCGTACCAGATCAGTGAGATCAATGTAATGCAAATGGCGAATGGAACCAGATCCTTGGTGAAAGCCTGAAGCTGATAAAAAGTAATGGGCGGTGTTGTGGAGATAAGCAACAAGGTTATGGCAAGCGCAAATACGGCATCACTTAACGTTTCAATCCGCGTGGTTTCCTCGCCACGAAACCGGAACTCTTTATTCATGCCGATATAATGATTCTTCAGTACTTCGCGAATCATAGCTCTGGTTTATTTTGATGAGGCGGTGAAATGAATGGTGAGGATTGCTGGTGCAACCGAATGGCTTTACGGGAAAGGATAACCGCAACGATTAATGAGATAAAGGCACCAATCCAAACACCAGGTTTAAAGGAAATGAACAGAAAATAATCGTATGCGCCATGAAATATAGTGGCGATGCCCAGAGCAGCTAGGCTGTATAACATTTCATGACGATGTGTGAACTTGGCCTTGCCAAGCATGTAGCCCATCAAAATAGCAAATGTAGCATGAGCCGGTACAGCTGTAAACATGCGTACAATACCGGTGGCTACACCATATTGAAATACATAAAGCACATTTTCCAACGTGGCAAAACCCATACCTACCATTACGGCATACATGATGCCATCAAAAGGTTCGTTGAAGTTTTTGTTGTAGTAAAGTATAAACCGGATGAAGATGAATTTGCTGAACTCTTCGATGAGCGCAACTTTAAAGAAAGCATTACCAAACTGATGGAGCACGTCATCTTCTTTAAAACTCACCACAAAATCAAGCGGCCAGCTTATGGATAGCGTAACCAACGTGCTCGCACACCCATACATAAAACTGGTAAAGAGCAGACTTACTGGCTCTGGCTCGTGCTTGTCTTTTAAATAAATGTAAACGGCAATGGCAATTCCGGGGGCGAGTGCTAAGGCGAGAAGAATAAGAAAATTCATAAATGATGTTTGGGATTTATTCGGTTATCCTTCAGGCTTAATCGTTTTTATTCCAGCACTTCTTCTACTTCGTCTAGTTTGGCAGTGGTGTATTTACCGCTTGTGGCATAAACGATCTTTCCATCTTTATCCAACACAAAAAAGTAAGGTATATCTTTCTTTTCAAAGTCGAGAGCCTCCTTATAGGTTTTCAATTCTCCTTTATAGAAGAGAATATAGGGCAGCAATTGCGGATCAACGTTCTTCAGGGCTTTGCGTTTGGCTGTGCCTGTGGCGGCCGCATTTACGCCCGTGAACATGGGCACGAAATACACATTTACATCGTAACCGAAACCTTCAAACAAGCCTTTGTTTTTCTGAATGAATTTTTCAAAAACCGGTTGAAACCAGCCGTTCAGTTCATCTTCTGATTTCTTGGAATAGGCCAGTCCGAGTAAGGTGAATTTACCCTGAACATGATCAGGGAGTTTGACTATTTTATCTTCCACGGTTTCGGCCTCCATAGCTGGAAAGAGTTTACCGATAACCTGTGCTGAAACAGAAGTGGCGCCAACCAACACGACAAATAAAAGCAACGTGATTCGTTTCATAGGATTAAAATTACAGAAACAAAATGATTATTGTGGAGTCATTTTTACAATCTGTTAGCAACAAATACGGTGCCGTTCAGGATGGTTTTTGTGGGTTTCTTTGGATAAGAATATGCTGAACTTAACGGAGTTCGAGTGAATTTCCGTAGGGGGCATTATTTCAACTTCGTTGTTCCCCTGCTCACTTCAAGCGTTTTGGTTTTACGTTCACTCAAATTGATTTCGCGCAAGGTCTCCACATAATACCATTCCGATTTTGCACGATCAGGATACAGGGTAAGGAGCAGGTAACCGTGATCAATCCCGTTCACATATTTCAAATGCGGATTGAACTTTTGGTACAATTGCTCACCCAACTTTGCGGTGTCAAGCGGATAAAATTCATCCCAGTTGGATGAAGAGATACTCGGTGTCCCAAACTCAACGGCAAATGCACCCGCAGATGTTTTCGGATTATATTTTTTCAAATCAAACGCCACCACTTCAAATGCCCATGATGCATGTGTATCACCCGTCAGGAAAATTACATCTTGAATTGAATCGTGAATAATGTGATCGGCAATGAAGGTGCGCTCTACAGGATACCCGTTCCAGCTATCTGTACCTTTCGCGTTTGGCCTGAAAGATTCATCAACTACAGAAAAGATCACCTGGTTGCCAATCACCTTCCAGGTGGCGGTTGAATTTTTAAGTTTCGCTAAAAGCCAATCACGTTGCTCTTTACCCAACATGGTGCGTTCAGTATTCCATAATTCCGGATCATCTTTTCCCTCTGCCTGTTTGGTTCTTGCTTCAAGGCGTTCATCCAGCATAATTACATCGGCCAATGTTCCATATGAAAAGGACCGGTAGTGTTTTTCACCTTCGCGGATGGGCAACCACTCGTAATAGGCTTGTTTGGCAACAGCTTTTCGCGTGTTGAAGTCGCCTTCTTCAGGTTGATGATTCTGTGCGCCTTCTGCGTAGGTATCGTTGGCCACTTCGTGATCATCCCAAATGGTAATAAACGGATGCGCGATGCTGATTTTGCGCAAGCCTTCATCCAACCTGTATTGTGAATGTCGTGTGCGGTAATCCTGCAGCGTTACAATTTCGTGCACAGGCAGGTTTATTCGGCCGATGGTGGTATCACCATATTTGCCGGTAGCGTATTCGTAAATGTAATCGCCAAGGTGAAGCACAGCATCAACATCTTTATCAGCAATGTTGGCGTAGGCATTAAAGTATCCGAACTCCCAGTTGCTGCAACTTACTACGGCAAAGGTCAAGCTATCGCGATCACCAGCTGGTGCTGTTTTCGTTCGGCCCGTCATGGATGTTGCGTCCAATGCTTTAAAGCGATAGAAATAATGTTTGTCGGGGGATAGTCCTGTGGCATCAACTTTTACGGTGTAGTCACGATCTGGATTTGTTGTCAGTGTTCCGGAATTAACAAGAGAAGAAAAACTTTCGTCCTCTGCAATTTCCCAGGTTACGTCAATGGAGGGTAGGGAATCTTCTGGCGTGACACGCGTCCATAAAATAACACGGTCGTGTAAGGGATCACCTGATGCAACTCCGTGATAGAAAGGTTTGAGGGATGCATCAAACAAAACCGAAACCGGCTCTGCGAGTGGGGCATATTTTTTTTCACGTTTGGAGCAGGAAATTGCCAGAACTGAAAGGAGGATGATGCAGTATCTCATAATGCGGATAAATTGAAATCAAAACTAATGGTTAAGATTCAAATGCTTATTATCATTTTGTGAAATGATTAATGCATAATTTTGATTTCCTTAACCAACTTGCTATGCATTGGATATACCTGATTATTGCCGGAATATTTGAAGTGGGCTTTACCACCAGCCTGAAAATGAGCAACAACTTTACGGTTACAAAATGGACGGTTGCGTTTTTTGTTTGTATCTCCTTAAGTTTTCACTTTCTGAATGAATCTATAAAAGTGATTCCCATCGGAACGGCTTAT contains these protein-coding regions:
- a CDS encoding multidrug efflux SMR transporter; the protein is MHWIYLIIAGIFEVGFTTSLKMSNNFTVTKWTVAFFVCISLSFHFLNESIKVIPIGTAYAVWTGIGAVGTALIGIFFFRESAEFWRLFFILTLIGSIIGLKLVSPH
- a CDS encoding alkaline phosphatase D family protein, whose product is MRYCIILLSVLAISCSKREKKYAPLAEPVSVLFDASLKPFYHGVASGDPLHDRVILWTRVTPEDSLPSIDVTWEIAEDESFSSLVNSGTLTTNPDRDYTVKVDATGLSPDKHYFYRFKALDATSMTGRTKTAPAGDRDSLTFAVVSCSNWEFGYFNAYANIADKDVDAVLHLGDYIYEYATGKYGDTTIGRINLPVHEIVTLQDYRTRHSQYRLDEGLRKISIAHPFITIWDDHEVANDTYAEGAQNHQPEEGDFNTRKAVAKQAYYEWLPIREGEKHYRSFSYGTLADVIMLDERLEARTKQAEGKDDPELWNTERTMLGKEQRDWLLAKLKNSTATWKVIGNQVIFSVVDESFRPNAKGTDSWNGYPVERTFIADHIIHDSIQDVIFLTGDTHASWAFEVVAFDLKKYNPKTSAGAFAVEFGTPSISSSNWDEFYPLDTAKLGEQLYQKFNPHLKYVNGIDHGYLLLTLYPDRAKSEWYYVETLREINLSERKTKTLEVSRGTTKLK